From Candidatus Neomarinimicrobiota bacterium, the proteins below share one genomic window:
- a CDS encoding MarR family transcriptional regulator — protein MEFGELLKDFFLDLQSLFRSRISKGSITLPQVLLISIIPDDGIDMSSLAKKLGVDNSTATRLVDKIIENQWVKRKKSKIDGRVTLIILTDKGEELQNEIESRIDTLGDEMEFIIPLENRDQYKNILSSFHWQVSKLLLKEQ, from the coding sequence ATGGAATTTGGTGAATTACTAAAAGATTTCTTCTTAGATCTTCAATCGCTCTTTAGGAGTCGAATTAGCAAAGGATCTATAACCCTTCCCCAGGTATTATTGATATCAATTATTCCAGATGATGGAATTGATATGTCGTCGTTAGCCAAAAAACTTGGTGTAGATAACTCTACTGCTACACGATTGGTAGATAAAATTATCGAGAATCAATGGGTTAAAAGGAAAAAAAGTAAAATTGATGGGCGCGTAACCTTAATTATCCTTACTGATAAAGGTGAAGAATTACAGAACGAAATAGAATCAAGGATAGATACATTAGGGGATGAAATGGAATTTATTATACCACTTGAAAACCGTGATCAATATAAAAACATTTTGTCATCCTTTCATTGGCAAGTTTCAAAATTATTATTAAAAGAACAATAA